Proteins encoded by one window of Ursus arctos isolate Adak ecotype North America unplaced genomic scaffold, UrsArc2.0 scaffold_22, whole genome shotgun sequence:
- the P2RY6 gene encoding P2Y purinoceptor 6 has protein sequence MEWDNGTGQALGSPPTTCVYRENFKRLLLPPVYSVVLAAGLPLNACVIAQICTSRRALTRTAVYTLNLALADLLYACSLPLLIYNYAQGDHWPFGDLACRLVRFLFYANLHGSILFLTCISFQRYLGICYPLAPWHKRGGRRAAWLVCGAVWLAVTTQCLPTALFAATGIQRNRTVCYDLSPPALATRYMPYGMALTVIGFLLPFIALLACYGRLAHRLCRQDGPAGPVAQERRGKAARMAVVVAAAFAISFLPFHVTKTAYLAVRSTAGVPCPVLEAFAAAYKGTRPFASANSVLDPILFYFTQKKFRRRPHELLQKLTAKWQRQGH, from the coding sequence ATGGAGTGGGACAATGGTacaggccaggccctgggctccccGCCCACTACCTGCGTCTACCGAGAGAACTTCAAGAGACTGCTCCTGCCACCTGTGTACTCAGTGGTCCTGGCGGCTGGCCTACCACTGAACGCCTGCGTCATTGCCCAGATTTGCACGTCCCGCCGGGCCCTGACCCGCACAGCCGTGTACACCCTGAACCTGGCCCTGGCTGACCTGCTCTATGCCTgttccctgcccctgctcatctACAACTATGCCCAGGGTGACCACTGGCCCTTTGGCGACCTCGCCTGCCGCTTGGTCCGCTTCCTCTTTTACGCCAACCTGCACGGCAGCATCCTCTTCCTCACCTGCATCAGTTTCCAGCGCTACTTGGGCATCTGCTACCCGCTGGCCCCCTGGCACAAGCGTGGGGGCCGCCGCGCTGCCTGGCTAGTGTGCGGGGCCGTGTGGTTGGCCGTGACGACCCAGTGCCTGCCCACAGCCCTCTTTGCCGCCACAGGCATCCAGCGTAACCGCACCGTGTGCTACGACCTGAGCCCACCTGCCCTGGCCACCCGCTATATGCCCTATGGCATGGCCCTCACCGTCATCGGCTTTCTGCTGCCCTTTATCGCCCTGCTGGCTTGTTACGGCCGCCTGGCGCATCGTCTGTGCCGCCAGGACGGCCCAGCAGGGCCGGTGGCCCAGGAACGGCGTGGCAAGGCAGCCCGCATGGCTGTGGTGGTGGCAGCCGCCTTTGCCATCAGCTTCCTGCCCTTCCATGTCACCAAGACAGCCTACCTGGCAGTGCGCTCTACAGCCGGCGTCCCCTGCCCTGTGCTGGAGGCCTTTGCAGCTGCGTACAAGGGCACGCGGCCCTTTGCCAGTGCCAACAGCGTGCTGGATCCCATTCTCTTCTACTTCACTCAGAAGAAGTTCCGCCGGCGGCCGCATGAACTGCTGCAGAAACTCACAGCCAAGTGGCAGCGACAGGGTCACTGA